Part of the Penicillium digitatum chromosome 4, complete sequence genome is shown below.
TGTAGTCTCTCGAGTCCCCGAAACAACCCTCGACGAGTGCAAAGCCGCAGTAGTCTCAGCTCAAACCGCATTCCCCGCATGGCGAGACACCAGCATCATGAAGCGACAGGAAATGATCTTCAAGCTGACCAACTTGGTCCGCGAAAACATGGATTCCCTTGCGATTTCCATCGTCACAGAACAAGGCAAGACTCTCGCCGATGCAAAGGGTGATGTCCTCCGCGGGCTACAAGTCTGTGAAACTGCGTGCGGAATCACCACCCAGCTTCCCGGCGAGGTCCTCGAGGTAGCCAAGGATATGGAAACTCGTTCCTACCGTCTTCCTCTCGGAGTTGTCGCAGCCATCTGCCCATTTAATTTCCCCGCCATGATCCCTCTTTGGAGTCTTCCAATTGCCATCGTGACTGGTAACTGCCTGATTCTGAAGCCGACTGAGCGCGCACCCGGTGCTTCTATGATCATTGCTGAGCTCTGCAAGAAAGCGGGGTTTCCACCGGGTGTTGTGAATGTCATCCATGGTTCGAAATCTGCTGTGGAATTTATCTTGGACGCACCGGAGATAAAGGCCATTTCGTTCGTTGGATCGAACAAGGTTGGCGAATATATCTATGAACGAGGCACTGCAAACGGGAAGCGGGTACAAGCGAACCTGGGTGCCAAGAATCATGCAGCGCTTCTGCCGGATAGTAATAGGAAGCATGCTTTGAATGCTATCGCCGGTGCTGCGTTTGGAGCGGCTGGTCAGCGCTGCATGGCGCTGAGTGTCTTGATAACAGTCGGTAGGGCGCGCGAATGGCTCTCTGAATTGATTGAGAATGCCAAGGGATACCAGGCTGGAAGTGGGTTCAATGCACGATCTGATCTAGGTCCATTGATTACACCCCAGAGCCGGGATCGCTGTGTAGACCTCATCACCAGTGCAGAGAAGGAGGGTGCTACTGTCGCCTTGGATGGTCGGGACCAGACACCCGAGGGTTTTCCCAATGGAAACTGGGTATGGAAGTCCCAAGTTCCCGCTCTCGATTCAATTCCCATGAACCATCCCGCTAACCGATCAATCCATTAGGTCGGACCAACTATTATCACCGGAGTGAACCCCGAGATGAGATGCTATCAAGAGGAGATATTCGGCCCGGTGTTGCTCTGCATGGAAGCCGACACAATCAACGGCGCAATTGACCTAATCAATAGCAACGAATGGGGGAATGGCGCAGTTATCTTCACTCAGTCTGGATCTAGTGCGATACACTTCCAGAAGCGCGTTGAATCTGGTCAGGTTGGAATTAACGTTCCCATTCCCGTGCCCCTTCCCATGTTTTCCTTCACTGGTAACAAGCGAAGTGTCGCTGGAA
Proteins encoded:
- a CDS encoding Methylmalonate-semialdehyde dehydrogenase; this encodes MAQTHLLTLNYKGDHHKPDIIHDTQNFIDNEFTASKTTAWIEVHDPATNNVVSRVPETTLDECKAAVVSAQTAFPAWRDTSIMKRQEMIFKLTNLVRENMDSLAISIVTEQGKTLADAKGDVLRGLQVCETACGITTQLPGEVLEVAKDMETRSYRLPLGVVAAICPFNFPAMIPLWSLPIAIVTGNCLILKPTERAPGASMIIAELCKKAGFPPGVVNVIHGSKSAVEFILDAPEIKAISFVGSNKVGEYIYERGTANGKRVQANLGAKNHAALLPDSNRKHALNAIAGAAFGAAGQRCMALSVLITVGRAREWLSELIENAKGYQAGSGFNARSDLGPLITPQSRDRCVDLITSAEKEGATVALDGRDQTPEGFPNGNWVGPTIITGVNPEMRCYQEEIFGPVLLCMEADTINGAIDLINSNEWGNGAVIFTQSGSSAIHFQKRVESGQVGINVPIPVPLPMFSFTGNKRSVAGTGMLNFYGKDGIRFYTQWKTVTSLWRTEDATELDKPTSMT